The following DNA comes from Anopheles arabiensis isolate DONGOLA chromosome 3, AaraD3, whole genome shotgun sequence.
TCTCTTCAAGCTTTAAATGAGTCGGCTGCCGCTAGTCTAGAGGGACTAGTTGCCCAGCGTGACCCCGCCAGCGGGACGGGTTTTATGCTAAAATAACCTTGAGCATGTGGGCTGCCGTGCATCATGCTTGAATGTCTTTCAAAGTGCTCCGAACAGCGTGCAACTGTCAGGCGGGGCGTTTTGTTTGATCAACTTTCCCCAGCACGGCCAACTTCGGGGTTGGGTTGAATGGTTCGAAAAACAGGATGAAGGACCTGCTATTCCCTTTTTTCAGTGTTTCGGCTTTGCtgaacgggttttttttttgtagctggATCCATTTGTGTCCCTGAATCCATTGAATCCTTATCGAATGGAAAGCAAATTGGAACAATCTCTCGACCGGGTAAACGAGCTGTCAAGCGCAGTTAATTAGAACGAAACTGTCCCTGTGAATtgaggagagaaaaaagaagcaacaactAACGCTGCATTGTGCTGGAAATTGTGTGGGTTTTGGAGTTTGTCATTAGCAGATGTGAGGTGCGGTAATGCGAGTAGTTTTTGGGGAAGTTTGTGTTTTCAATTGGAATGGCAATTTATTGTACAATCTAACGGGAAGAGGAGATATTCAATTTATGGATGCATGAAAAGTTTCATGCATAAATACATTGAAAAGCTCCAAACACCAAGCGattattaacattattttaataactCTTTCTACGTTGCATCTTCGTAAAGATCCAACAAGTAGATCCAAACGAAAACTAACTCCTAAATTGCCTTCAATGCAGACTGTTACCTTTATGATTCATTTATTTGGGCCAATTTCTGCCCTCCAAATGAGCGAGAAATGTTCTCCCACCACCAACGAACAGTCCTCTGCCAACCCCTAGCACGTCCAGCAGGAGGATCATTTATCACACAACCGAAAGAAATTGGACGCGCCGATAACTCACGGCTGCTGCCACACTTCCCAGACCCAGACGGTCCAAGTTCACGATGGGAAATTTAGAACCATCCAGCGACAGGTACATAAATCATAGCTGACGCGACGGGAGTGGAACATAAATCTACAAATTAAGGTCAAGATTAAGACAATATTGCTCTCTTAGCTTGTAGAGGAACTTAGCCTCAAACCGGTCGAACTTAGTGATCCGCCGTTTAGAGCATGATGAATATGGCGCCATTAGAATGGATGAAGCATCTGGAGGGCAGGGTTATTGAAAAAGCAtaattttgatgtatttcTGTAATGATTTTCTGCAGAAACGACCGAccagaaaaagggggaaaccaAACCAAGACATTCCGACCGAACGGTAAGACAATAAAGCAGTAAAACCAAGCCCGTGCCTCGCACCCCGACTACGACAATGGCGATGAATCTATAAGCGATTTCTCACCCGACCGCATCTGGCACGGGGGATAAAAGTTTGGCTCGCCAAAGTTTTGCTGCGAACTGAGACTCCGCATCCGTTCGTCCGCTATCCCAAGATAATATTTCCGCCTCGGTGAAAGTTACGCTGAGCCGCAGCTTTTTCACTATCTCCCAAGTGGGCCACTCTCCGTCCatctggcagcagcagcagcagccggagcAATCCGTACCACAAAGTCTAGTCTCGCACAAACTTCTAGGAAGCACAAGAATCAAAGTCTGCACTACACTGCTTCGTGCGTTCCTGCGCCGGCAGCAGATCGTGAAGTAAAGTTATCACTATGCAGAATTCTTTCGCACACTGCTTGCGCAAGAAAAAAACTTTCCCATTTCTTCAGACCCCCGGCGGCCATTTACTTACACTTTGCGCCCTGCTGCATGCCAAACATGGATCATTGAGTGAATGGTTTtgtggcagcagtagcagcagcagtcagaAAGCCAGCCAACGGTGGCCCAGACGCTCCTGATagtttgacaaatttgcctGCTCTGCCGTCTGCATGACCGCGTGCATTCCCAACGGCGGGAGTATTAAAGCCGTTAATCATCACATCTCCcagtggtgctggtggtggtcagTGGCTCAAGTGCGCAACGGAGAGAGAGCATTGAACAGAGTGTCAACTTTATCGGTTTGGAAACATCGACACCGACCGGGGCTCATCGTTCACTTCCTGCCCTTGGTGGTGAGGCTTTTGGAATGTCTTTATTGCTTTTTTCGGGTGGATAAAATGCGTTTCACCGATCAACAGGAAGTTCGTTCCGGAGCAACAGCCCTTTTTCTGTTCCGGAAGGTGCCGGAAGAGCCTGCGCCACAAGGCTTGGGATTTTCCTGCGCCCGGGGTTTTGTGGTTGTGGGGTAACACtcagggttttgttttctactcctgctgctgctgctcctgcttcgTTGTGAGTAAAAAGTTCAGTAAAGCTGTACTCGGTCATAAATCGTACCTAACAAGCATTGGGCTCGTGTCATCCCGCAAGCTTTTCCGCGCACTGAAAGGGAAAGGGGGCCAAAAACATAACTTTTACGTTTGATGATGAGTTTTGTTCGGGCATTACCTTGCCGTGGCAAACACTTTCCATGggagatgagagagagagagaaagagagagaaaaaagagcttACGCCAGAAAGCAACCAAAAATAACCGCCCGACCCATGACTCGAATCAGAAGTTGTTCGTTATGGGTGATTGATGAACGAACATGTTTAGATTTTCCCACTAGCGATAAGGATTGGCACGGTGGATGGGAGGATTCCGCCTTGCCGATGTAAATATGCGATGAGCTCTTCCAGCCAGTGACCTTTGTACGTAAATTTGATGCTTAGGTTGAGAGACACGTGACACGAGACACGAGACATGCATGTCATTTTTTTATGGTAATAGGCAATTGAGTGGAATGAAATCTTACTTTGGAGATGGTTGAAGTATTTTTTCCTATTTGATTAGAATAACATAAGAATTTAATCGTATTTagaattgaattcattttatcattttatcattttagaATTGAAAAATCGCTTTAGAAGCTTATTAGAAATTTCTAATAATATTTTCGTCTGTATTTTTTACCTCGAATTGATTACTTCACGTCATTATTAAAATCTTCAAATAATTCCACGAAAACCCCAACTATAATCCATCTTCATTTTCGGTAATACGATCGTAAAGCGGGCAATTCCACATTCATAATTAAAGCGAATAATTAAAACCCGATCTTACAGGCTCGGCTCGACGGCCGAGGAGCTGGTGCTCATTAAATTTCCCATCAAATCGgcgaaccaccaccactgccatcATCCCCATACACTCACCTGTGTGTGCGAGTAAAACATGGAGAAATTGCTGACAATAACGGGCACGGGCAGGGCGATCGTCAGCACACCGGCCAGGGCGCACAGCGCACCGACGAACATGCCGACGTACGTTTTCGGTGCCATGTCGCCGTACCCGACCGTGGTCATCGTTACGATCGCCCACCACAGCCCGAGCGGGATGCTTTTGAACTGGTTGTCCgggttgtcctgaaagaaaaaaaaaacgaaagggcAAAGAGAAGCAGAGGCGGCTTTATAATGAGTAAAAGGtgtgaaaatgaataaatacatgggaaatgaaataaaacacggTGGGACGGAATGGTAATGCGCGAATGTTTCCGAGAACAAACCGGGGTGACCTTTGTTGTTTCTGTGGGGGGCATCGGATAAGACGGGGTGCGTGGTGACACTAAACTCTTAAACATGGCGTTAAATCCTGCGTCCTTGGGTACGAAAACAAAGGCCCCGAACGCATAATCCTTTTTGGCACGTACTGAAACCCCGccgataaaaacaacaaatcactCACTCGATGGTAaagtaccttttttttttttgcatgaagGGATCGGTCAACGATTACTCCCAAACGCACCCATACACACGCTCTGTAATGGACGTAAATGATTTTTACTCATCCGTATCATTAGCCGGGCTTTACGATTTAATCTTTAATTATGCTTCCGGTGGGAGGCGAGGGCTTGAAACATCGAACCTGCTCGCTGGAACAACGTTTCGTGCTGAGAAGgatgagggagaaaaaaatgcaGAGTGCCAGCTGCAAAACTTTCAAACTGGCAGATTAACGAGCTTTCACAAAAGGTCAGCAgaagcggggggggggagaaaaaataacacaaacgaCGTGGAGCTTTCCGCTTTTTAAACGAACTCTTGCTGGAGCGCTCCGCACAAAGGGCACTGTGAAGGATATTTTAACCAAAACCACCCGCTTGATCCTTGTACCGTGGTGAACACACCGGCCCCCGGATTGCCGCTCACTTAATCGGCTGacacaaaattcaaattaatttaccCTAATCAACGTAATCTCGAACCGAGCGGGCAAATCTTTCTTTCACGCGCGCTCActctcaccaccaccaccgtgctCCGTGTGGACAGATCATTATTTTAAGGAACTCCACCGTCATCGTACCTCATTTGTATTCGTCGTGTTTCGCTCGATTTTTCGCTCACTCACGCACCATGGCAACCTGCGAACGGACGCCACTTCTCATTAGCGACATCAACTGGCTGCCATCGACAACAAAAGCGGTACACCggttatttgtgtgtgtgtgccgtctTTCCATCTTACACACCCACACGACGCACATCAATCCCACGCATCCATAGTAACGGGTTGCCGAACGACCCATTGTACTTGCCGGTACCCGGGGAGATAGTTTTTCCATCAACAAAGCGGTTCCGTTCGTAGCAGGCGCTACACGTGCTACCGCGCCATGGTCAACCTACGCAACTTGCACGCCATTAAAACGCAAACGCTAGGAAGGAAGGAGCGCGCAGCGAAAGGGGTAGCAaaaccataaaacaaaaactttatcTCATATCGGCATCCGATTGGTCCCGGGGCTAGCggagtgtgttgtgttgctgtgtgcaaaaaaaccGGTCGTTAACCGGGTCgttgatggtgtgtgtgtgtgtactgccTCTCTTTGTTTCGTGTGTCTGCGACTTTGGGGCGGAAAGCGCGAAAGCACATTCCCAGCGTCAAGATGAAGCATCTCTCGCGTCCGGTGGAGCAAAGTTGTGAGTAGTGAGGTTTTtcaaccagccagccaaagATAAACGTGAAATATGTGGTCGTATGGAAAATTACATTTCTGCTGCATTATGAgcgtggtgatgatggtgatgatgatgaagaacaATAATGCTGCACAATTGGAGCGATTTGTGGGCTGGCGGTTTAACGGCGTTCTATGTGGAGAGGCAGCATAGAAGCACTTAAATGGTTTTTTGGTAGAATGAATTGTTATTTCTGCTTTTAAATTTCATGGGGGCGTAAATATAATGGCTAAATCCGCTTTGGCATCACAGAATCCTTGCAAGTTTGCTGTTTGGATTAAAAATTCCTCGAAAAAGCTGGATATTGCAGTTTCTGTACTATATTTTGTTCCAAAGAAAACACCAAAATTTGACTTTATAGTGTGAAATTGATCAATAGCATTCCAAAAGAAATGTTCCTAAATTTGTCAATATTAAGAGAATGAAAACTCTTAAGTATGTCTATGATGCTTTAGTTAAAATATTCTCTTTTATTGACTCAACTTTCATGCCTTTCTTTATGCTTCCTCAACGAAAGAATCATTCGCCAATAAACGATTTTATGATGTAAACGTCTAGTGCTACTTTGGGAACAATGTTATGgtcgatcatcatcattaaatACAGTATTAAATGTCGATTAGACCTTCCAACCGGGAGCCACGTTGCCAAAAACTGGCTCACGCCACGAACCTGAACAGTAAATAATTAGCAAAATCGTTTACGCTTCATCAACGCGTTTCAAAAGCCTGAAGTTACACCGGTTTTTAAAGCCTCTCTAGTGTAATTGAAACAGGAATTTGAAGACTCTCCACGCAACACCTTGCTCTTCCAAGCGGTCGGTGAACGTTAAATTAATCTATTATAGTTAAGCAACACGGCAAGCAGCAATTAATTTGAACTTTGCACCCTCACCCGAGCGCCCGATTTTCCCAGCAATCGATTCCCATGCTGTCGTTCGATTCCTTGAAGTGTTTCAGCATTAACACCAGCGCTGTTTACGGTTGTTCACCTACCCGCCGCTGCGCTCCGTACTTATTGTCGCAAGCAATTGAGATTACTTAAGAAAACTGTCAAACATCACCATTGTTTGCCAGACTGCTTATTGAGCTGTTCATCAGCATCGATTCTGGCGAATTTCTCCAAGCAGACAAGGCACCACTTCATTAGGCATGCTTCCGCACCGAAGCATTCCGAGGGACGCTTTACCCGCTGGATAAACACAGTGTGGAaaaggcaaaagaaaagatccatttttttctcaccCGTCTGTGCTTTAGtttcgctttattttatttcccgcAGCTTCCCGTGCGCAATACGGTCTCGGCTTCACCACGGGTCGATGCGTTCAGAATGGAACTCTACAGTTTATTGCCTCCATGCATAACCTTCAAGCGGTGGCGCACGGAGCAGGGAAAGCCGGCCGGGAAAGAGTTCGTCTCGTCGAATCCATTCGGACACAGAGTCAAGGCTCTTGCGGGCACTGCAGATAAAGCCATCGAGCGTAGTTATGAAACCGGATATTGTAATGCGAGCCATGGCAGCGCAAAGGGGAGGAAATTTTTATGCTCCGTCTAGAGGCCGCTGCGTTCGAGTCGACATTCGAGCCAGCTGTGATGATTGGAACTTACGAAGCGAATGCTTCTCCCCCACACCGCACTCACCGGCTAACCATAACAACAGGTCATAATCACAAAAACCAGACACATCGCAGCGCGTGTATCCGGTGGAACGTACGCGCGCACAAGCAGGCAGCCAAACATCATCCACAGTCGTCCCATTTTCCCAGAATCGCTCAACTGTGGATGGTGCGGAGGGGGCTTTTTAAGGTAACATCTTGACGCAAACAGTCCCGCAATCGCACACTCCCGGGAGACACACTTTGTGCTTGCGTTCAATGGCATTGTGAGGATTGTTTTACGCGTGCTTCTGCCGCTTCTCCCGCTACACACCCGTGTGTGAGCACTTACCTGCAGCTTTTCCGCGTAGTACACCAGGCTGGCAAAGACGACGATGCCGAGCACGAGGAAGAACACCAGCAGCGTTAGCTCCCGGGCGGACGCCTTGAACGTGTGGATCAGGATGCGCAGGCCGGGCGAGTGGCGCGTCAGCTTGAACAGCCGCAGGATACGCACGATCGAGAACGCTTCCAGCAGCCCCGTCTGCTCGCCCATCCGCTGGCAGACGTCGGTGTAGAAGCTGAGGGTGGCCGCCAGGTCGATGATGTTGACGGGCGATTTGATGAACTCGAAAATGTTGGGGGCCACCTGGAAGTGGGGAGATGACACAGAAGGGAAGAGAGCGGGTCAATGAGTTTGCAGCACAGGGCAAAGCTGCATGTGTCAAGCACAATTATGTACGCTCAAGTGGGCATTATGGACGAAAATAGCTATAGCTCGTATGGGGTTGGGCGTTCGGGAACATACGGCAAGTGACACATTGATTGCACAGGAACACAAGTGCTTCGTTCAGTATGACTGCACGGTTTTTTGCAGCACAATCGGTTGGTGAAAAACTAGAAAAGCTATGTTTTTGCCCCAGCATGATTGGTTTCAAAtcgaaaaaatcaatcattgaaattaattttgattcattttgaataaaataaaatctattAAGCACCATGACTGTAAAACTAAAAAGGGGTGTTTGTAATGCAGAATACATAATATCAGGGTTTTAAGTATGCAGCATGTAGTAAGCAGCATTGAaagcgcctgaaagtatgcattTTACAGTACAATCCCCACAAAAGCTTTAATCAACACTGTCAATTACGCATCGTTCAGCACAAGCacgatgataaaaataaatgcattcaTAACGATTGAAATTAAATCGCGATATGAAATGGATACAGACCCACCAAGCTCACGCATATCATGAGCCGCtatcaaattgaaatttcctCCACGCTCCCCTGCACACTCCTTCCGTTCCATTCCGACAAATGGCTAAAATGGCactgtaaaattaaatttgcattAGTTGCATTACATCGATCATCGAGCACGACAAAGCCAACCCACCGTTACCCACCTTTTACCTCTAAATACTTCACCACCATAATCGGGGGCACACACGACGCCGGCTCAGGGCTTAATTTATTCGATTTTAATTAGCATCATTTCGAATTCAAACACCATTTCACCGTAAACCACAAAACAGTGGGCAAAAGGGTAAACGGTTCGTCCACCCAGGTCGGTCGTTTCGTTGTTCGAGGATGGGCAAGAAGTTTGTGAATGGTCATGAATGTTTGATGTACTAAAACAGCTTTAAAGTGTCACCGTGGGAGGCCAGCAATCTTTTGCGTGGAAGGTGTTACAGTACGGTTGATTGAATTATGACAAAGATAACTGCTGatcccttttttcttgttgcgaaaaaaagggaatttgtttgcattataGTGCTGACTGCTCATGTCACTTTAgttgtgtgtgcagtgtaTCCATTCAAATGTGCGAAAAATATGTCATGTTTAGCTTATTAATCCTTCTTTTGGCTCCAACAGCACACATTCGGTTTGTTTTCCCTCGTCGACTAACCAAGATCGATGACAAGGCCAcataacacaacacacacacacaaaaaccatcaTAACCAAACGCATAACAAACGTGCGAGCATACGTTACACATTCCGCTGTGGCTCTTCCTCCCAAAACAGGACAACATTCCCGAGGAAATGCTGCCTCGGCCGTCGTACGTAACGCAAAGTCGATATTTCATAAGCTGACATAAATACCACCACCAAACCCTGCTCGGCTGCTCtccttcccacacacacacacaaacatccaGCTTCAGTGTGTTTCAGCATTCCGACTGCCGAACTACATATCTGGCCCTCCCCGAAAGCGTCCTTCTGCTTCGACACCGAAAACCGACCAAGGCCGACTTTAACCTCAAGGCAAACGCGtaaatgatatttatttaaatttatagcATTTTCTGTTTGCTGCAGCCTTCCAAGCGGGGAGACTTACACACCGTGTATGGGGAAGCTGGATAGCATAAAATTAATGTGCACTAAGAGACCTGGAGGCTGGGTACTCGTGGCACACTGCTGGAGTAAGAGTTGACGTTGTTTTGTAGTGAGGTCaacggagaaaaaaaatggctgGAAGAAGTAGTTTTAAAGGACCTAAAGATGCCTACATAGCTCGACATTTCTGAAGATGTTCCACCGAAGTTCACTTTACTAAGGATAATCATTTTCTGGTTTATCATTACAATGGCTGGGTTGTCAACTTCTGACTTCACGAAACTATGATTTTTAGCTAAACTCATTTACAGATAAACAACTTTTACCAGCTATCTGATGATTATTTTGACAACCACTGGCAAACTGAAACGGTTGACAAAACGAACAACTTTAACGTTAAGCTGTACCAGCCGAGCTGTACGAGCACGACCGGACACGACGTACATCCCCGGTAAGCAGATGTTAATGTCAGTCCGATCCATCGTCACGATTACGAGGGGTTACGACGATTACGTGTATTTAATTCCCATCCTTCCTGTGATCCCCGGAACGATGCCGGAAACCGGGCAAAGGTACAGTGAGACGAAGAAAGCTCAAATGACGGTACTCGATCCGACCCGAGCGGCTTCCTGCGACCTAGTTGGCACCCTTGGAGAGCATCACCCGCTCGTAACCGTATCGTCACGATAGTTAGGTGTCATTTGGTGtcatttggtgtcattttaaccCACAACCTTATCCCGCACATAAAATAAGGGAGCAAGTGAGCGGCCGAGagtggtgttggtgctgtgTTGCGCACGTGCTGGAAAGACATATGCTAATAGTGGATGATGGTGTAATGGTTGTTGTGAACCTCCACTCTATTGCAAGGATTAACGTTCCACCAAGTTTGTGAACCTGGTGTGAACTTTAATCTCCCATCATGCATTCATTTCGCACCGCAGCTTCTTAACAGCAGTTCGTTTGGGACGGTTTTGGTGGTACTTTACAATCGACAACTGTTCATTAATCAAACCCCTTTATTTGAGGGTTGCGTTTTGCTGACTCAGAACCTTCATcattttgagggtttttttttttttggagaggAGGTTGTAAAAGGCACTCACGGGATGAAAGTTCAAAGTTGATTGATGGTTTACCGACCGATAATGATTGAATGAGGATGCTTCGAGTGCCCTCTTTCCGTTTGCTGCTTCATTAGAACGTTACAAAAGGAGCTTACACAGAACGGAACCATTacagattgtttttttctacacgCACAAGATTACCTAAACGCAGTGGCGTACACAAATGTTTCCTTATCATTAGAACAAACtactttaaaacaaacaaatcctgATGAGATGTAAGTTCATCACACCTCAAGCTAAAAGCACTACTGCCGTGTCTCATTTGAATATCTCAACCAGAAGcactcctacacacacacatacacactgccCAGGGCAGTAGTTTCAGTTGCAGGGTCTAAGGGCTTCCCCAACCCGGTTGCCTAAACAAAACGAGTAGtaatgaaaggaaaacatgtctGCCAACAGAGAAATCTCGACCAAACTAAGCCTGGTGGTACCGGACTCAATCTTGACGGTGTGTCCTGGGTGGCATCCTGGGTGGCAGGATGAATGTCAATGTTTATCCTGTATCAAAAGAAGCCCCACAACTGTGTGCCCCATCACAAGGCGAACGAAGACATTCACCATTGCACAGTGAAAGGACGGctcgaggacgacgacgatgaagcCTATCATTAATCTCGTGCAGTCGTCTCCACAGGACGACAACCGCTCCACGCTGGTAACATGGGGCTTCGATACGATTGGCATCATTTATGGTGCTTCTgtggtgcgtgtgcgtgtgtgggaaGAACGATGTGCGTAACTCGATTCAATCTGCATTTGAATGGTGAAAGTGACGCCAAACTTTCGGTCCTTTCCACCCGAATGGAGCAAGTTTCGTGCGTGCGCGAAAAAAGTGATTACACGATCGATTGGATCCATAAAAACCAGCTGGGTTTGGCGGTAACGATCTGGAAGAAGTGACCGTTTacgagggttttttgtttgtttgtttgctcgcGTGAAGCTTTCCCTTCTTTGCATTCGAAAATGACACCCAAGCACATTGGCttcagcgtttttttttttgtttttttcgaagAAACGATTCTTGTTCCACCGCCGCTCCATTACTTACCACCAACCGAACGGTCAGCTCGATGATGAACCACACGTTGCAGACGAGCTCGACGTAGAAGAATGCTTCGTGCGGCTGACCGTACGTTTCCTGCCAGTTCTCCACGATGCTCGCCCCCTTGCCCGAGTTCATGCGGTAGGCGCTCGAGACGATGCGTCCGGTGCGCTGGGTGGTCGTTTCCGGCCGGGTCGGTGATGCGGAATGGCTCTCGGTGGTGGCACTGGTGGTAgtcgtggtggtgctggtggagcCGGTACCGGTACCGGTGGGCGCACCATAGTcaagcagcagctcgtccagcCGGCCATGGTCAAGCAGCTCGTCCAGCGTGGTGGGCAGTCCGTCCGGCAGCACGCTGGCACTGCCGTTGGTCGTGATGTTCAGGATGGCCGGAATTTCCACCCGCAGCCCCGGGTGCGTCTTGAGGCAGAAGGATATCACAGAGATGCAGATGAAGAACACCGATATGCCAGCGACAATCTGTACAAATGCGTGAGGGATGGCAATGACATGAGGCAAAAGTTAACATGTGTGGGCTAGAAGTTTGTAGGACAACACGAAAGTTGGATTTTACTTTTAGACAGTTCTCGTTAAGCGCCTTAAACTATGCAATGTCATTTTTTCTCCTAGATTAAGAATCAGTTTCACTCCTGAAACTATGCAAtgtttaatacatttttcacTTACAACattattttgcatacattctGGCGTTTTGCTAACGAGACGACGGTGCTCTACAATTGTTTCCCAAAGCACTCAATCAATTGCTGCAAAAGCATAAAACGGCCTAAGCTAATTTAAAGACGGTTGATTAATTAAAGTGGCTACCTTTGCACATCCTCCCGTATCAATATAAAAGCACTTCTCGTTCATTTCACTCCTCCACGAATGCTCGCCCATTTTCCCAGCCTTTGATCATTTGGCTCTATTAACGCAAATGGTTGTGATGCAAATGGACCGGTTAGAAAATGGAAtgttcatttcatttgctATTCTTTCCCTCATTCTCTTCCTCCTGTATCCCACTCTATCGAAAGAGCCGCTTGAAgcgcttgctttttttgtaccaTCATCTACCGACAACTGTGCTTTTCATATACTTCACCGGCTCTAGAAACTCGTAGCTGCAGCAGATGCATGTCGCATCTCGCGATGAATCTCTTTCCGGTGAATCAATTATGTAGTACTGTCGCTATCGGCTTCTCAACCTTGCCCTACTGTCCGCCAGTCGGATGGATGCCTTATGAATTCATCATTCCGTGAaacacttgctgctgctcgcacACAACTCAAACGGGGGAGAAAATGCATCCAATCACCTGGCAATCGATGTTATCGGTGACACAGCTTTTCCTATAGCGATCCTATCGACCGCAAATCTTTACCATCGCTCAGCATCAGCCTCACCTCGGCAGAGTGCGGTGTAGCGTACTTCAATTATTTCATGCATAAATTAAGGCGCCTAAATAAAGTCTCCGGTCAAGCCGGATGCTTCCGACCGAAAGCACACgttgcattttcttcttctgcggTTCTCTTCGCACACTCGTCGCGGTATTGAAATGAAGCAGGAAAATCAAAGCACCATCTCCTCAGCACCTACCTTCGCACCGGTCGAGCTCGACGGTTCATCAAACAGGGCCCAGATTTTCGGTTTCGTGCGCTGCCAGCAGGTTAGCTCGCCGTTCAGCAGTGCCTCCTCGAAGCCGAACAGCCGCGCGATCGCCTCCTCGGACGGCTGCTCATCGTCTAGCTCCAATTTGTCCAGTATCGCGAGAGtgctctgttttttgtttagggAAGGTTTTGcagaagagagaagaaaaaaggaaagaaaaagtgAACGAAGAAGCAAATTCAACGATTCCAATGCATAACCATTCCGGTTGGCCGTACGTtgccgcaaaaaaaagaaagaaagcgttGCGGAAGAAATATGCAAATTGGGTCGTGTATGTGGGTGTGCTCTCTAGTTGGCTGTTGCTATCGGTAAAGCTGAAGATGATCTTACGATAAACCAGAAACACAATCTTTACTAGTTTGGCACGCCAATGACCGTGGTGGGTTAGTATTGAGCGTGTTAGAGTTAATCGAAAAATGAATCTTTTGACCGAGGATgctttgaattaaattaaaaattcaagCTTAACGTAAGATGTCCTAGTGTGATTCGTTATCTTGCTGGTGTTTGatataaaaaaggaataaagtGTTATGCAAAATGAAAAACTCTGCAAATGGTTTCGAAACAAATCATAATCTTTTTTCATGAAATCTTCTACATCAATTCACCAAATTACAATGACACATCTATTCCATTAAGCAGATTGTGGCGCAATCTCCAGCAACCTTATCAAGTATTACGTCAAAATTGCATTTAATCTTCCCCTCAACCCATCATACATGAAAGAGAAAAGCACCTTCTTACCTGCGTATCACGATGCACACTGTACGTCGACCAGCAGCACGGTTCGACCTGGTTCGAGTCGAGGCCCCAAAACTCCAGCTCTTCCTCGAACAGCGGACCACAGACATCGGTTGGATAGTGCAGCTTCCCCGTTCTGTAACGAATGCAGCACATCAAGAAAACACATTCCCACACACAGTTATGGCACAGTATG
Coding sequences within:
- the LOC120903129 gene encoding potassium voltage-gated channel protein Shaw-like isoform X1, translating into MDGENRIILNVGGIRYETYKATLKKIPATRLSRLTEALANYDPVLNEYFFDRHPGVFAQVLNYYRTGKLHYPTDVCGPLFEEELEFWGLDSNQVEPCCWSTYSVHRDTQSTLAILDKLELDDEQPSEEAIARLFGFEEALLNGELTCWQRTKPKIWALFDEPSSSTGAKIVAGISVFFICISVISFCLKTHPGLRVEIPAILNITTNGSASVLPDGLPTTLDELLDHGRLDELLLDYGAPTGTGTGSTSTTTTTTSATTESHSASPTRPETTTQRTGRIVSSAYRMNSGKGASIVENWQETYGQPHEAFFYVELVCNVWFIIELTVRLVVAPNIFEFIKSPVNIIDLAATLSFYTDVCQRMGEQTGLLEAFSIVRILRLFKLTRHSPGLRILIHTFKASARELTLLVFFLVLGIVVFASLVYYAEKLQDNPDNQFKSIPLGLWWAIVTMTTVGYGDMAPKTYVGMFVGALCALAGVLTIALPVPVIVSNFSMFYSHTQARSKLPKKRRRVLPVEQPRRKRDMGVANRRVNALKHQHTQPTHPAIFKDAFGGAKIGHVNGVNVIGLTLQGPSVPGLAVLKPPAVLQQGDFINVPQLSSLQPRQPTTGNVDLLLPLQPKLLVPLAVERRESRPEEMIPLEPKVTLQSDPNGGASGNNTPGDEP
- the LOC120903129 gene encoding potassium voltage-gated channel protein Shaw-like isoform X2, whose amino-acid sequence is MDGENRIILNVGGIRYETYKATLKKIPATRLSRLTEALANYDPVLNEYFFDRHPGVFAQVLNYYRTGKLHYPTDVCGPLFEEELEFWGLDSNQVEPCCWSTYSVHRDTQSTLAILDKLELDDEQPSEEAIARLFGFEEALLNGELTCWQRTKPKIWALFDEPSSSTGAKIVAGISVFFICISVISFCLKTHPGLRVEIPAILNITTNGSASVLPDGLPTTLDELLDHGRLDELLLDYGAPTGTGTGSTSTTTTTTSATTESHSASPTRPETTTQRTGRIVSSAYRMNSGKGASIVENWQETYGQPHEAFFYVELVCNVWFIIELTVRLVVAPNIFEFIKSPVNIIDLAATLSFYTDVCQRMGEQTGLLEAFSIVRILRLFKLTRHSPGLRILIHTFKASARELTLLVFFLVLGIVVFASLVYYAEKLQDNPDNQFKSIPLGLWWAIVTMTTVGYGDMAPKTYVGMFVGALCALAGVLTIALPVPVIVSNFSMFYSHTQARSKLPKKRRRVLPVEQPRRKRDMGVANRRVNALKHQHTQPTHPAIFKDAFGGAKIGHVNGVNVIGLTLQGPSVPGLAVLKPPAVLQQGDFINVPQLSSLQPRQPTTGNVDLLLPLQPKLLVPLVERRESRPEEMIPLEPKVTLQSDPNGGASGNNTPGDEP